Genomic DNA from Halobaculum sp. CBA1158:
CGTCGATGTCGCGTCCGGCGTCCTCAGCACTCTCCGACCCGTCGGCGTCGCCGAAGCTGTCGCGACGCTCGAACGCCCGCACGGTCTGGTAGACGCGGATCCCGGCGAGCACGCCGACGGCGGTCGCGATTCCGCCCCAGCGCCAGTCCCCCCGAAACCAGATCAGCATCGGGCCCAGCGAGACGCCGAACAGGGCCACGTTCGCGTACAGCACGGCCGCCACGAAGTGTCGCTGGATCTCGGGGTCGACGCTCTCGGGGTCGGGAAGCGAGTCCGCGGGGTTGTCGACCGACGGGACGGTGACTCGGGGGCCCCGCTCCTCGGCCCCGGAGGCCTGCCGTTCGAGGTCGAACAGCTCGCCGTCCTCGTCGTCTCCGAGCACGACGGTCCGTATGCAAAGCGTCGCAAAAGGGTTGCCGGACCGCGAGCGGGCGGCGAGCGGTCCGTGGGTCGTTCGTGGTGGACGTGATCGGACGGCGGTCGATCCCGCGTGAGCGGAGAGCGACCTGTGAACGGTCGATCGTCGGGGGTCAGACGGCCTCGGTGAGGTTCACGGCCTCTCCCGCCTCGACCCACGCGAGGGGGTTCTCGGCGTCGTAGAACACCGTTCGCCCGTCGTCCTCGTACGCCTCGACCGTCTCGACGGCCTCCTCCGGGCGCGCGCCCGAGCGCTCCAACGGGGTATCGGTTGCGTGGGTCATCTCCGGCGCGTGGTATGTGATGGCATGGTATATGCCTTTCCGTGGCGGTGTTCCTCGCGTTCGTCGCCGAGATCGCGGGAATCGACCGCTGCGTCGGATGCCCTCGCGGCGGCGTCACGCACGGGTCCTACGCCGGGGCTCGCGACCGGCGGCTACGACTCCGGCAGCGCGAACGCGTACAGCATCGCCCCGAGTACCGCCGCGAGTCCCAGCGCCGTCGCGACGGTACGGGTCGTTCCCCAGCCCAGGAGCGCGCCGGCGACGAGTGCGGTCACGAACGCCCCCGTGGCCCCCGCGAGCGAGCGTCCGACTCTGCTGGATGGGAGCGTCATCTAACAGTAGTTGAAGTCGGTACACACCGCGTCGGCCGTAAGTCGATCGCTCCCCGGACTGCACGCGTTGCCGGCGAAGGCGGTGATAGCCGCACAGATAGCGGCGACGACCGCCCCGCAGGCGAGCGACCCGATACCGACCGTCGCGACGAGACAGATCGTTCCGACGGACACGCCACAGCCGACGGTACACGCCGTTCGGTACAGTTCCTTGCAGTCGCTGCAGCCGATGTCCACGTCCGGTACGTCTACATCCGGCACCTCCACCTGCGTGGTGAATCCCTCGCTCTCGTCCACGTCCCCGCCGAGTTCGAGCCGTTCGGTGTCGACCCCGTCGGAGTCGACCACGAAGCGCTCCACGGTGAGGGTCGGCCCGGAGGAGGGCGACCGGACGGTGACCTCTCCGTCGGACTCCTCGACGGTCCCCCGTACCCGGGCGCGCATCGCCTGGCTGGCGACGAGGTCGCCGTCCGGCGAGAGTTTCACGGCGAGGTCCGCGATCGGACCCTCCGGCCCCTCGACGGGGAACGAGGTGACGTAGCGGTTCGGCCCGCCGCGCCGCTTCACGTGGTACACGGACCCGTTCTCGGCCACCGTCGCGCCGTACTCCGCCGCGAAGTGGGTATCGTACCGTCCGAACGCGTCGGTCGTCCTCGCCTCGTCGGCGATCCGTGCCGCCCGCTCGCCGGTCACTTCCGTCACCCGTTCGTTGTGCGGTCCCTCGCCGCGGTCCGGGCGTTCGCCGCCCGCGTCCGCGCTCGCCAGTCCGCCGAGGCTCGCGGTCCCGAACAGCCCGGCCAGGAATTTCATGAACGGTCGCCGATCGGTGTTGCGGGCCTCCGTGGTCGCGGCCCACGCCTCCGCACAGCCGCCGCCGTCCTCGACCGCCTCGTCGATCGCGTCCCGATACGAGTCGATGTCCCGTTCGTCTCGCGACATGGGGATTGACGCAATCCATAATCAGTTATATTTTTCTTCTTCACCACGAAATTATTTTGAACTCGGCTCGCGATCGGTGTGCTCCCTGATGGATTACGTCCCGATCCGTCCCGTCCGAAAGGGAGGTTTTTACCAGCGAACGGCCAAGGCCCGGCAATGAGCGATTCGGAGACCTCCCTCGCCGATTTCATAGGCGGCGGGGAGGGCGACGCCGAGGCGGCAGACGACGGCGACCGCCCCGCCGCGGAGGCGGCCCACGTCGCCGGCGCGGGACAAGGGCGAGTGAGCGCGGTCGTCGACCGGGAGGACATCGTCGTGCCGGACTCGACCGGCACGGTCGAGTTCATGGTCACCGCCGTCGACTACACCGTCGAGGGGACCGGGACCGAGGAGTACCCCGTCGTCCACGTGTTCGGTCGCACCACCACCAACGAGCCCGAACACGTCCGCGTGCTCGGGACCGAGCCGTACTTCTACGTCCCGACGGTCGACATCGAGGGCCGGGAACTCGCCGACGAGTACGACGTGATCCTCGACGCTCGCGAGGAGGGACCCGACGGCGAGCGCTTCGAGTCGATCCGCGGGGAGCCGGTGACGAAGGTCGTCGCGCGCACGCCTCGCGACGTGGGACAGATCCGCGACGACTTCGAGCGCACCTACGAGGCGGACATCCTGTTCCCCAACCGATTCCTCATCGACCACGGCGTCACCTCCGGGCTGCGCGTCGAGGAGCGACGGCTCGACGCCCGCGACGGCGAGGACAGAGGCCGGCTGCAGGTCACCCCCGAGCACCTGGAACCCTGCGAGGCCGACGCCGATATCCGAGTGAGCACCTTCGACATCGAGGTCGACGACCGAAACGGCTTCCCCGAGGACGGCGAGGAGCCGATCGTCTGTCTCACCTCCCACGACTCCTACCGCGACGAGTACGTCGCGTGGCTGTACGACGCGCCCGTCGGCGGCGTCGACGCGCCCGCGGTCCTCGACGACTACGAACAGATCGGCGACCGCGACAGCGACGTCGAGGTCCGGACGTTCGCCGAGGAGGACGCGATGCTCGACGCGTTCCTCGAATACATTTCTAAAACGAACCCTGATATTTTGACGGGCTGGAACTTCGAGGACTTCGACGCGCCGTACCTCCTCGACCGCTGCGAGGCGCTCGACGGCGACACCGACTTCGACCTCTCGCCGGACCGCCTCTCGCGCGTGGACGAGACGTGGCGCTCCGGCTGGGGGGGTCCGGACGTGAAGGGCCGCGTCGTCTTCGACCTCCTGTACGCCTACCAGCGCACGCAGTTCTCCGAGTTGGAGTCGTACCGGCTCGACGCCGTCGGCGAACTCGAACTTGACGTGGGCAAGGAGCGCTACACCGGCGACATCGGCGACCTGTGGGAACAGGACCCGGAGCGGCTGCTGGAGTACAACGTCCGCGACGTGGAACTGTGCGTCGAGATCGACCGCAAGCAGGAGATCGTCGCGTTCTGGGACGACGCGCGCAAGTTCGTCGGCTGTCAACTGGAGGACGCGCCGACGCCCGGGGACGCGGTCGACATGTACGTTCTCCACAACGCCTTCGGCGACTTCGTCCTCCCGACGAAGGGTCAACAGGAGGGAGAGGACTTCGAGGGCGGGGCCGTCTTCGAGCCGATCTCGGGCGTCGAGGAAATGGTGTCGGTGCTGGACCTGAAGAGCCTGTACCCGATGTGCATGGTGACGATCAACGCCAGTCCCGAGACCATCGTCGAGGACCCCGACGCCTTCGACGGCGACACCTATCGCGCGCCAAACGGCACGCGGTTCCGCAAGGAGCCCGACGGCATGATGCGCGAGATGGTCGACGAACTGCTCACCGAACGCGAGCGACTGAAGGGCGAGCGCGACGAGCACGACCCCGGTTCGGACGCCTACGAGCAGTACGACCGGCAGCAGGCTGCGACGAAGGTGATCATGAACTGCTTCACGCCGGACACAGAGGTGCTTACGCCGGACGGTGTCCGTGATATCGCCGACCTCGACGTGGGCGAGGAAGTCTACTCGCTCGACCCGGAGACGTTGGAGATGGAGACAAAGCCGGTCGTCGAGACCCACGCGTACCCCGACTACCGCGACGAGCTGGTCGACATCGAGACGGACAAGATCGACTTCCGCGTCACACCGAACCACCGGATGCTCGTCCGGAAGACCGAGACGAACGGGGTCTCGTGGGACGAGGACGACTACCGGTTCGTCGAGGCTGGCGACCTCGATCGCGCTACGAACTATCAACTCCCCCACGACTGGTCGGGGCCGGACGGCGAGGATGTCGGCGATATCGACCTCACGCGCCTCCTTGACGGCGACTACGAGGTGTGGGCGAACAACGAGGTACACGGCCACACGCTCGCGGCGGAGCTCGGGTACTACCCGAAGAAAGTAGTCAGGAACGACCTCGGAACGACCGGATACGTGTTCTCAGCCGAGGAGTTCGAGGAGCACCGCGAGTACCTCGACAAGGTCTGCTCGGAGTTCTACGTCCACAGCGAGCCGAACCGAAAGTGGATCCCACGAACGTACGACGGCGACGACTTCCTCGACCTGCTGGCGTGGTACATCACGGAGGAGAACGTCTACACGTCTGAGGAGAAGCGGTTCGGTGAGAAACTCCGCGGCTCCGCGACGACCGTCAAGATCGCACAGAACGTCGCTCCGGACGGGGGTGAGTCGAGTCACGCCGCTATCGGCGACCTCCTCGACCGGATGGGATTCGACACGTACGCGGACGAGCGGGGATACCAGTTCACGTCGAAGCTCCTCGGTGAAGCGCTCAGAGAACTATGCGGCGCGGACAGCTTCGAGAAGCGGATTCCCGACTTCGTGTACGACGCGAGCCGCGAGCAGAAGCGACGGTTCCTCGACACGCTTGTCGCCGGCGACGGCGACCGACAGTCCGGGAACTCGTGGCGCTACACGACCTCCAGCGAGCGTCTTCGGGACGACGTGCTTCGGCTGTGTGCACATCTGGGCCTCACGGCGAACTACAACCACGACAGCGGGTCGTGGCGGATCTACTGTACGGAAGACTCGAAGAACACCCTTCGAATGCACCGCAGCGGGGGCACCAGCACGGCCGATGACGGGGTATACTGCGTTACCGTTGCAGACAACCACACCCTCCTCGCGGGCCGCAACGGACGGTTCCAGTTCGTCGGACAATCGCTGTACGGCGTTTCGGGATGGGATCGGTTCCGCCTGTACGACAAGGAGAACGCCGCCGCGATCACGGCGATGGGCCGTCGAGTGATCGAGTTCACCGAACAGGCGGTGGACGAACTTGATAGGAAAGTGACATATGGAGACACCGATTCGGTCATGCTGAGCCTAGACGATGTCTCCCCAGAGGACGTAGAGAACATCACGGTTCCCGAAGCGATGCCCGACGCGCATCCGGAGATGTCCGACCACGAACTCCTCCGGATCGCAGCCGTGATCCAGCTCTCGGAAGAGGTCGAGGACCACATCAACTCCCGGTACGACGACTTCGCGAGCGAGGAGCTCGACGCCGAGGAACACCGCTTCGAGATCGAGTTCGAGAAGCTGTACCGTCGGTTCTTCCAGGCGGGCAAGAAGAAGCGCTACGCCGGCCACATCGTCTGGAAGGAGGGCAAACACGTCGACGACATCGATATCACCGGGTTCGAGTACAAGCGCTCGGACATCGCGCCCGTCACCAAACGGGTCCAAAAGCGCGTCATCGAGATGATCGTCCACGGCGAGGACACCGAGGACATCACCGACTACCTCCACGAGGAGATCCAGAGCTTCCTCGACGGCGACGCCGACCTCGACGAGGTGGGGATCCCCGGCGGCATCGGCAAGCGCCTGGACGGGTACGAGACCGACACGGCCCAGGTCCGCGGCGCGAAGTACGCGAACCTCATGCTCGGCACGAACTTCCAGCGCGGCTCCAAACCCAAGCGGCTCTACTTAGAGAAGGTCCATCCCGACTTCTGGGCGCGGATGGAGGACGAGCACGGGCTGGACCCGCAGACCGACCCGCTGTACGGGGAGTTCAAGCGGGACCCCGACGTGATCTGCTTCGAGTACGCCGACGAGGTGCCCGAGGAGTTCTCCGTCGACTGGGACAAAATGCTCGACAAGACGCTGAAAGGACCGATCGCCCGGATCATCGAGGCCCTCGGGATGTCCTGGGAGGAGGTCAAAAGCGGCCAGGAACAGACCGGCCTCGGCAGCTTCATGTAGGAGGGTCGATACTCGACTCGAGAACGCTGGTTTCCGATCCGAAAAACGATTTTCCGTGCGAACGAATCGCATAGTGGCTGATGCGAAACCTTGATGCGTTGAACGACCCCATCACAGGGTAGAGGAGTACTCACGAACATGGCGACACTCGAACTTCAGAACCTCCAGGCGGAGGTCGCAGAGACGGGCGAAGAGATCCTCCGGGGCGTCGACCTCGAAGTGAAAAACGGCGAGATCCACGCGTTGATGGGTCCGAACGGATCCGGGAAGTCGACGACCGCGAAGGTCATCGCGGGGCACCCGGAGTACGAGGTCACCGGCGGCTCGGTGACGCTCACGCTCTCGGAGGCGGACGTGGCCGACATCGACGCCGACCTCGACGAGGAGGACCTCACCTGGGAGCTTCTGGACCTGGAGCCGAACGAGCGCGCCGCGCTCGGCATCTTCCTCGGCTTCCAGTACCCCGCGGAGATCGAGGGCGTGACGATGGTGAACTTCCTCCGACAGGCGCTCAACGCCAAGCGCGATGAGCGCGAGGAGCTGTTCGAGGACGACGACGAGGACGACGACGAGACCGAGACCGGCGACGAGGACGCCGGCTACGACACCTCTCCGATGGAGGGTCCCGCGGACGACGGCGACATCGGCGTCGCCGAGTTCCAGCAGCTCCTGAAGGAGAAGATGGAGCTGCTCGACATGGACGAGAAGTTCGCCGAGCGCTACCTCAACGCCGGCTTCTCCGGCGGCGAGAAGAAGCAAAACGAGGTGCTCCAGGCGGCCATTCTGGAGCCCTCGATCGCCGTGCTCGACGAGATCGACTCCGGGCTGGACATCGACCGCCTGCAGGACGTCTCGAAGGGTATCAACGCCCTCCGCGACGAGCAGGACACCGGCATCCTCCAGATCACCCACTACCAGCGCATCCTCGACTACGTCGAGCCGGACCACGTCCACGTGATGCTCGACGGCGAGATAGCCAAGTCCGGCGGCGCGGAGCTGGCCGAGAAGCTGGAGGACGAGGGGTACGACTGGGTTCGCGACGAAGTCTACGGCACGGCGTAATCTAATATGGTTACTGAACAGCCTAATGTGCACACGACCGTAAACACGATCAACACATGAGTTCCGAACAGAACCACCTGAAGGAGACCGACACCGAGGAGCGCTTCGACTTCAAGAAAGAGGAGAAGTCGGCGTTCCAGACCGAGAAGGGGCTGACCGAGGAGACGATCTACGCGATCTCCGAGGACAAGGACGAACCCGAGTGGATGTTGGAGCGTCGCCTGCGCGCGCTCGAGCAGTTCCAGGAGATGCCGATGCCGACCGATTGGCCGGGCCAGCCCGACCTCTCGGAGGTCGACATCGACGAGATCGTCCCGTACATCCGCCCCGACGTGGACGTCCGCGCGGGCGTCGACGACTGGACGGAGCTGCCCGACGAGATCAAAGACACCTTCGACAAGCTGGGCATCCCCGAGGCCGAAAAGAACGCCCTCTCGGGCGTCGGCGCGCAGTACGAGTCGGAGGTCGTCTACCAGAACATGCAGGAGCGCTGGGAGGAGAAGGGGGTCGTCTTCTGCAACATGGACCAGGCGGTCCAGGAGCACGAGGAGATCG
This window encodes:
- a CDS encoding halocin C8-like domain-containing protein, translating into MSRDERDIDSYRDAIDEAVEDGGGCAEAWAATTEARNTDRRPFMKFLAGLFGTASLGGLASADAGGERPDRGEGPHNERVTEVTGERAARIADEARTTDAFGRYDTHFAAEYGATVAENGSVYHVKRRGGPNRYVTSFPVEGPEGPIADLAVKLSPDGDLVASQAMRARVRGTVEESDGEVTVRSPSSGPTLTVERFVVDSDGVDTERLELGGDVDESEGFTTQVEVPDVDVPDVDIGCSDCKELYRTACTVGCGVSVGTICLVATVGIGSLACGAVVAAICAAITAFAGNACSPGSDRLTADAVCTDFNYC
- a CDS encoding ABC transporter ATP-binding protein; translation: MATLELQNLQAEVAETGEEILRGVDLEVKNGEIHALMGPNGSGKSTTAKVIAGHPEYEVTGGSVTLTLSEADVADIDADLDEEDLTWELLDLEPNERAALGIFLGFQYPAEIEGVTMVNFLRQALNAKRDEREELFEDDDEDDDETETGDEDAGYDTSPMEGPADDGDIGVAEFQQLLKEKMELLDMDEKFAERYLNAGFSGGEKKQNEVLQAAILEPSIAVLDEIDSGLDIDRLQDVSKGINALRDEQDTGILQITHYQRILDYVEPDHVHVMLDGEIAKSGGAELAEKLEDEGYDWVRDEVYGTA
- a CDS encoding DNA polymerase domain-containing protein, whose protein sequence is MSDSETSLADFIGGGEGDAEAADDGDRPAAEAAHVAGAGQGRVSAVVDREDIVVPDSTGTVEFMVTAVDYTVEGTGTEEYPVVHVFGRTTTNEPEHVRVLGTEPYFYVPTVDIEGRELADEYDVILDAREEGPDGERFESIRGEPVTKVVARTPRDVGQIRDDFERTYEADILFPNRFLIDHGVTSGLRVEERRLDARDGEDRGRLQVTPEHLEPCEADADIRVSTFDIEVDDRNGFPEDGEEPIVCLTSHDSYRDEYVAWLYDAPVGGVDAPAVLDDYEQIGDRDSDVEVRTFAEEDAMLDAFLEYISKTNPDILTGWNFEDFDAPYLLDRCEALDGDTDFDLSPDRLSRVDETWRSGWGGPDVKGRVVFDLLYAYQRTQFSELESYRLDAVGELELDVGKERYTGDIGDLWEQDPERLLEYNVRDVELCVEIDRKQEIVAFWDDARKFVGCQLEDAPTPGDAVDMYVLHNAFGDFVLPTKGQQEGEDFEGGAVFEPISGVEEMVSVLDLKSLYPMCMVTINASPETIVEDPDAFDGDTYRAPNGTRFRKEPDGMMREMVDELLTERERLKGERDEHDPGSDAYEQYDRQQAATKVIMNCFTPDTEVLTPDGVRDIADLDVGEEVYSLDPETLEMETKPVVETHAYPDYRDELVDIETDKIDFRVTPNHRMLVRKTETNGVSWDEDDYRFVEAGDLDRATNYQLPHDWSGPDGEDVGDIDLTRLLDGDYEVWANNEVHGHTLAAELGYYPKKVVRNDLGTTGYVFSAEEFEEHREYLDKVCSEFYVHSEPNRKWIPRTYDGDDFLDLLAWYITEENVYTSEEKRFGEKLRGSATTVKIAQNVAPDGGESSHAAIGDLLDRMGFDTYADERGYQFTSKLLGEALRELCGADSFEKRIPDFVYDASREQKRRFLDTLVAGDGDRQSGNSWRYTTSSERLRDDVLRLCAHLGLTANYNHDSGSWRIYCTEDSKNTLRMHRSGGTSTADDGVYCVTVADNHTLLAGRNGRFQFVGQSLYGVSGWDRFRLYDKENAAAITAMGRRVIEFTEQAVDELDRKVTYGDTDSVMLSLDDVSPEDVENITVPEAMPDAHPEMSDHELLRIAAVIQLSEEVEDHINSRYDDFASEELDAEEHRFEIEFEKLYRRFFQAGKKKRYAGHIVWKEGKHVDDIDITGFEYKRSDIAPVTKRVQKRVIEMIVHGEDTEDITDYLHEEIQSFLDGDADLDEVGIPGGIGKRLDGYETDTAQVRGAKYANLMLGTNFQRGSKPKRLYLEKVHPDFWARMEDEHGLDPQTDPLYGEFKRDPDVICFEYADEVPEEFSVDWDKMLDKTLKGPIARIIEALGMSWEEVKSGQEQTGLGSFM